From Pseudomonas sp. FP2335, the proteins below share one genomic window:
- a CDS encoding diguanylate cyclase, which translates to MNDLQIDDIKTDENAAMVLLVDDQAMIGEAVRRGLAHEENIDFHFCADPHQAIAQAIRIKPTVILQDLVMPGLDGLTLVRDYRNHPATANIPIIVLSTKEDPLIKSAAFSAGANDYLVKLPDNIELVARIRYHSRSYMTLLQRDAAYRALRVSQQQLLDTNLVLQRLMNSDGLTGLSNRRHFDEYLELEWRRAMRDQTQLSLLMIDVDFFKTYNDSFGHVEGDEALRKVAATIRDASSRPSDLPARYGGEEFALVLPNTSPGGARLVAEKLRMAVAALKIPHIAPTEGASLTVSIGLSTVTPQQGGDCRQLILAADKGLYTAKHNGRNQVGIE; encoded by the coding sequence ATGAATGATTTACAGATCGACGACATCAAGACCGACGAAAACGCCGCCATGGTGTTGCTGGTCGACGACCAGGCCATGATCGGCGAAGCCGTACGGCGTGGGCTGGCCCACGAAGAAAACATCGACTTCCATTTTTGCGCCGACCCGCACCAGGCCATCGCCCAGGCGATCCGCATCAAGCCGACAGTGATCCTGCAAGACCTGGTCATGCCCGGTCTCGACGGGCTGACGTTGGTGCGCGACTACCGCAACCACCCGGCCACGGCAAACATCCCGATCATCGTGCTTTCGACCAAGGAAGACCCGCTGATCAAGAGCGCGGCGTTCTCGGCCGGGGCCAACGACTATCTGGTCAAGTTGCCGGACAACATCGAGCTGGTGGCGCGTATCCGCTATCACTCGCGCTCCTACATGACCCTGCTGCAGCGTGATGCGGCGTATCGCGCACTGCGGGTCAGCCAGCAGCAGTTGCTCGACACCAACCTGGTGCTGCAACGGTTGATGAACTCCGATGGCCTCACCGGGCTGTCCAACCGTCGCCACTTCGACGAATACCTGGAGCTGGAATGGCGCCGCGCCATGCGTGACCAGACCCAGTTGTCGTTGCTGATGATCGATGTGGACTTCTTCAAGACCTATAACGACAGCTTTGGCCACGTCGAAGGCGACGAAGCCCTGCGTAAAGTCGCCGCGACCATCCGCGATGCCAGCAGTCGTCCTTCGGACCTGCCGGCGCGTTATGGCGGCGAAGAGTTTGCGCTGGTGCTGCCGAACACCTCGCCGGGTGGCGCGCGCCTGGTGGCCGAGAAGCTGCGCATGGCGGTTGCGGCGCTGAAGATCCCGCACATTGCGCCGACGGAAGGTGCGAGCCTGACCGTCAGTATTGGCCTGTCCACCGTTACGCCGCAGCAGGGCGGTGATTGCCGGCAGTTGATATTGGCGGCGGACAAGGGGTTGTATACGGCCAAGCATAATGGGCGCAATCAGGTGGGGATCGAGTAG
- the prfB gene encoding peptide chain release factor 2 (programmed frameshift), translated as MEINPILNTIKDLSERSETIRGYLDYDQKHERLTEVNRELEDPAVWNKPEYAQELGRERAALAQIVDTLDELNTGLADCRDLLDMAVEENDEGAVGDVIAELARLEENLAKLEFRRMFSHEMDPNNAYLDIQAGSGGTEAQDWANILLRMYLRWADKRGFDATIMELSAGEVAGIKGATVHIKGEYAFGWLRTEIGVHRLVRKSPFDSGNRRHTSFCAVFVSPEIDDKVEIEINPADLRIDTYRSSGAGGQHVNTTDSAVRITHVPTNTVVSCQNERSQHANKDTAMKMLRAKLYEQEMQKRNAASQALEDTKSDIGWGHQIRSYVLDASRIKDLRTNIERSDCDKVLDGDIDEYLEASLKSGL; from the exons ATGGAAATCAACCCGATCCTTAACACCATCAAGGACCTGTCCGAGCGCTCCGAAACTATTCGGGGGTATCTT GACTACGATCAAAAGCATGAGCGTCTGACCGAAGTCAATCGCGAGCTTGAAGATCCTGCTGTCTGGAACAAACCTGAATACGCCCAGGAACTGGGCCGCGAGCGCGCTGCGCTGGCGCAGATCGTCGACACCCTCGACGAACTGAACACCGGTCTGGCCGATTGCCGTGACCTGCTGGACATGGCCGTCGAGGAAAACGACGAAGGCGCAGTGGGCGATGTCATCGCCGAGCTGGCCCGTCTCGAGGAGAACCTCGCCAAACTCGAATTCCGCCGCATGTTCAGCCATGAAATGGACCCCAACAACGCCTACCTGGACATCCAGGCCGGCTCCGGTGGTACCGAGGCCCAGGACTGGGCCAACATCCTGCTGCGCATGTACCTGCGCTGGGCCGACAAGCGCGGTTTCGACGCGACCATCATGGAACTGTCCGCCGGTGAAGTCGCCGGTATCAAGGGCGCGACCGTGCATATCAAGGGTGAATACGCCTTTGGTTGGTTGCGCACCGAGATCGGCGTGCACCGCCTGGTACGCAAGAGCCCGTTCGACTCCGGCAACCGTCGCCACACCTCGTTCTGCGCGGTGTTCGTCTCGCCAGAGATCGACGACAAGGTCGAAATCGAGATCAACCCGGCCGACCTGCGCATCGACACCTACCGTTCCTCCGGTGCCGGTGGCCAGCACGTAAACACCACCGACTCGGCCGTACGTATCACCCACGTACCGACCAACACCGTGGTCAGCTGCCAGAACGAACGTTCCCAGCACGCCAACAAAGACACCGCCATGAAAATGCTGCGGGCCAAGTTGTACGAGCAGGAAATGCAGAAGCGCAATGCCGCCTCGCAAGCGCTGGAAGACACCAAGTCGGACATCGGCTGGGGTCACCAGATCCGCTCCTATGTGCTTGATGCATCGCGGATCAAGGATTTGCGCACTAACATCGAACGCAGTGACTGCGACAAGGTGCTCGACGGCGACATCGACGAATACCTGGAAGCCAGCCTGAAATCAGGCCTGTAA
- the lysS gene encoding lysine--tRNA ligase: MSDQQLDPQALQQEENSLIALRKEKLAAERAKGNAFPNDFRREHYCEELQKKYADMTKEELAEAAIPVKVAGRIMLNRGSFMVIQDMTGRIQVYVNRKTLSEETLAAVKTWDMGDIIAAVGTLARSGKGDLYVEMTEVRLLTKSLRPLPDKHHGLTDTEQRYRQRYVDLIVNEDVRHTFRVRSQVIAHIRSFLMQRDFLEVETPMLQTIPGGAAAKPFETHHNALDMEMFLRIAPELYLKRLVVGGFEKVFEINRNFRNEGVSTRHNPEFTMLEFYQAYADYEDNMDLTEELFRELAQLVLGSTDVPYGDKVFHFGEPFVRLSVFDSILKYNPELTADDLNDIDKARAIAKKAGAKVLGFEGLGKLQVMIFEELVEHKLEQPHFITQYPFEVSPLARRNDDNPNVTDRFELFIGGREIANAYSELNDAEDQAERFMAQVADKDAGDDEAMHYDADFVRALEYGMPPTAGEGIGIDRLVMLLTNSPSIRDVILFPHMRPQA, from the coding sequence ATGAGCGACCAACAACTCGACCCGCAAGCCCTGCAACAGGAAGAAAACTCCCTGATCGCCCTGCGCAAGGAAAAGCTTGCTGCCGAGCGCGCCAAGGGCAATGCCTTCCCGAACGACTTCCGTCGCGAACACTACTGCGAAGAACTGCAGAAGAAATACGCGGACATGACCAAGGAAGAACTGGCAGAAGCTGCAATCCCGGTCAAGGTTGCCGGTCGCATCATGCTCAACCGTGGCTCGTTCATGGTGATCCAGGACATGACCGGTCGCATCCAGGTCTACGTCAACCGCAAGACCCTGTCGGAAGAAACCCTGGCAGCGGTGAAAACCTGGGACATGGGCGACATCATTGCCGCCGTCGGCACCCTGGCCCGCTCCGGCAAGGGCGACCTGTACGTCGAAATGACCGAAGTGCGCCTGCTGACCAAATCCCTGCGCCCGCTGCCGGACAAGCACCACGGCCTGACCGACACCGAGCAGCGCTACCGTCAGCGCTACGTTGACCTGATCGTCAACGAAGACGTGCGCCACACTTTCCGCGTACGTTCGCAAGTCATCGCGCATATCCGCAGCTTCCTGATGCAGCGTGACTTCCTCGAAGTTGAAACCCCGATGCTGCAAACCATCCCCGGTGGTGCCGCAGCCAAGCCGTTCGAGACGCACCACAACGCGCTGGACATGGAAATGTTCCTGCGTATCGCCCCCGAGCTGTACCTCAAGCGCCTGGTGGTTGGCGGGTTTGAAAAGGTGTTCGAGATCAACCGCAACTTCCGTAACGAAGGCGTTTCGACCCGTCACAACCCAGAATTCACCATGTTGGAGTTCTACCAGGCCTACGCCGACTACGAAGACAACATGGACCTGACCGAAGAGCTGTTCCGCGAGCTGGCACAGCTGGTCCTGGGCAGCACCGACGTGCCGTACGGCGACAAGGTGTTCCACTTCGGCGAGCCGTTCGTGCGTCTGTCGGTGTTCGATTCGATCCTCAAGTACAACCCTGAGTTGACCGCTGACGACCTGAACGACATCGACAAGGCCCGCGCCATCGCCAAGAAAGCCGGCGCCAAGGTGCTGGGCTTCGAAGGCCTGGGCAAACTGCAGGTGATGATTTTCGAAGAACTGGTGGAGCACAAGCTGGAACAGCCGCACTTCATTACCCAGTACCCGTTCGAAGTGTCGCCGCTGGCCCGTCGCAACGATGACAACCCGAACGTCACCGACCGTTTCGAACTGTTCATCGGTGGCCGCGAAATCGCCAACGCCTACTCCGAGTTGAACGACGCGGAAGACCAGGCCGAGCGTTTCATGGCCCAGGTGGCCGACAAGGACGCCGGTGACGACGAAGCCATGCACTACGACGCCGACTTCGTCCGCGCCCTGGAATACGGCATGCCGCCGACCGCAGGTGAAGGTATCGGTATCGACCGCCTGGTGATGCTGTTGACCAACTCACCGTCGATCCGTGATGTGATCTTGTTCCCGCACATGCGGCCACAAGCGTAA
- a CDS encoding TetR/AcrR family transcriptional regulator: MNRVTAQESAAGIAAAVVESVQYQGRKASRRGSEQRRQDILDAAMRIVVRDGVRAVRHRAVAAEAGVPLSATTYYFKDIDDLLTDTFAQYVERSAEFMGKLWVRNEGLLREMVAYGDGSPQSRSQLADDIARLTADYVLRQLTNRREHLMAEQAFRQEALLNPRLAELVRSHQQILLQGTEQFFRVLGSREPQQDAKVLTAIIGRMEYQGLLGSPEPLTAEEMLEILKRYMHLVLASV; this comes from the coding sequence GTGAACCGCGTAACCGCTCAAGAAAGCGCCGCCGGCATTGCTGCCGCTGTGGTGGAAAGCGTCCAGTATCAGGGCCGTAAGGCCAGCCGCCGGGGCAGCGAGCAGCGCCGGCAAGATATTCTCGATGCGGCCATGCGCATCGTCGTGCGTGATGGCGTTCGCGCCGTTCGCCATCGGGCAGTGGCGGCGGAGGCGGGGGTGCCATTGTCGGCCACCACCTATTACTTCAAGGACATCGATGATCTGCTCACCGATACCTTTGCTCAGTACGTCGAACGCAGCGCCGAGTTCATGGGCAAGCTGTGGGTGCGCAACGAGGGCCTGCTGCGGGAAATGGTCGCTTATGGCGATGGCAGCCCGCAGTCGCGTTCGCAGTTGGCCGACGACATTGCGCGGTTGACCGCCGATTACGTGCTGCGTCAGCTGACCAACCGGCGCGAACACCTGATGGCCGAGCAGGCCTTTCGCCAGGAGGCTCTGTTGAACCCGCGCCTGGCCGAACTGGTGCGTTCCCACCAGCAGATCCTGTTGCAGGGCACCGAGCAGTTTTTCCGGGTACTGGGTTCGCGCGAGCCACAACAGGATGCCAAGGTGTTGACGGCTATAATCGGTCGGATGGAGTATCAGGGCCTGCTGGGCAGCCCCGAACCGCTGACCGCTGAGGAGATGCTTGAGATCCTCAAGCGCTACATGCATTTGGTGTTGGCTTCGGTCTGA
- a CDS encoding flavohemoglobin expression-modulating QEGLA motif protein — protein MDDYQQTIRTLSDRIVLAQTPIRVLDAVKWDDNIRQGFLKAKGKEMPAVSRDYYQNRPLSFDSSAVKLEFQNIERDITRRLGQFSPVGQIMRRMCKEYRMVVRMLEARGTEDFGLISQELYGAASDAFHAGDPTLADLGLMLSDYLNNIDGRGDLKDEAKTLTAKDAVALLQTRLNKVFGEAEETIRVFESDGIVADAAAGADYIKIRADAMFNDRDVRALEVHEGLVHVGTTLNGQNQPICTFLSKGPPSSTVTQEGLAILMEIITFASYPSRLRKLTNRTRAIHMVEEGADFLQVFEFFREQGFEMAESYGNASRVFRGSVPTGLPFTKDLSYLKGFIMVYNYIQLAVRKGKLEQVPLLFCGKTTLEDMRTLRQLVDEGLVVPPKYLPEQFRDMNALAAWMCFSNFLNHLSLDRIEADYSNIL, from the coding sequence GTGGACGATTACCAGCAGACGATACGCACCTTGTCTGATCGCATTGTGCTGGCACAAACACCGATTCGCGTCCTCGACGCTGTGAAGTGGGACGACAACATTCGCCAGGGATTCCTCAAGGCCAAGGGCAAGGAAATGCCTGCCGTGAGCCGCGACTATTACCAGAACCGACCGCTGTCGTTCGACTCCAGTGCGGTCAAGCTGGAATTCCAGAACATCGAGCGCGACATCACCCGTCGCCTCGGCCAGTTCAGCCCGGTGGGGCAGATCATGCGCCGCATGTGCAAGGAATACCGCATGGTGGTGCGCATGCTCGAAGCGCGTGGCACCGAGGATTTCGGCCTGATTTCCCAGGAGCTCTACGGCGCCGCTTCCGATGCCTTCCACGCCGGCGACCCGACCCTGGCTGACCTGGGCCTGATGCTTTCCGATTACCTGAACAATATCGACGGCCGTGGCGACTTGAAGGATGAGGCCAAGACCCTCACCGCCAAGGACGCCGTGGCCCTGCTGCAAACCCGTCTGAACAAGGTGTTTGGCGAGGCCGAAGAAACCATCCGCGTGTTCGAGTCCGACGGCATCGTCGCCGATGCCGCCGCCGGCGCCGACTACATCAAGATCCGCGCCGACGCGATGTTCAACGACCGCGACGTGCGTGCCCTGGAGGTGCATGAAGGCCTGGTGCACGTGGGTACCACCCTCAACGGCCAGAACCAGCCGATCTGCACCTTCCTGTCCAAGGGCCCGCCGTCCTCCACCGTGACCCAGGAAGGCCTGGCGATCCTGATGGAGATCATCACCTTTGCCTCCTACCCAAGCCGCCTGCGCAAACTGACCAACCGCACCCGCGCCATCCACATGGTGGAGGAGGGCGCCGACTTCTTGCAGGTATTCGAGTTCTTCCGTGAGCAGGGCTTTGAAATGGCCGAAAGCTACGGCAACGCCAGTCGCGTCTTCCGTGGCTCGGTGCCGACGGGGCTGCCGTTTACCAAGGATTTGTCCTACCTCAAGGGCTTTATCATGGTCTACAACTACATCCAGCTGGCCGTGCGTAAAGGCAAGCTGGAGCAAGTGCCGCTGTTGTTCTGCGGCAAGACCACCCTGGAAGACATGCGCACCTTGCGCCAACTGGTGGATGAAGGCCTGGTGGTGCCGCCGAAGTACCTGCCGGAGCAGTTCCGCGACATGAACGCGCTGGCGGCGTGGATGTGCTTCTCCAACTTCCTCAATCACTTGAGCCTGGATCGGATCGAGGCGGATTACTCCAACATCCTCTGA
- a CDS encoding alpha/beta hydrolase, with product MRILGILCLLLTLNGCSSLLFYPEPGLPFTPEKAHLAYRDVTLTTADGVKLHAWWLPAKPGVALKGTVLHLHGNGGNLAWHLGGSWWLPEQGYQVLLLDYRGYGLSEGKPSLPAVYQDLDAAFSWIDTAAETQHQPLIVLGQSLGGALAVHYLAGHPERQAQLKALVLDGVPASYRDVGQFALSTSWITWPLQVPLSWLVPDRDSAIHDMPRLTGVPKLLFHSLDDPIVPLANGIRLYQAAPPPRVLQLTRGGHVQTFADKTWQTVMLRYLDDPQHFNGLRRLGEIPNYPIPKVDSSESPQ from the coding sequence ATGAGAATCCTCGGCATTCTGTGCCTGCTACTGACCTTGAACGGTTGCAGCTCCCTGCTGTTCTACCCCGAGCCCGGCCTGCCGTTCACCCCGGAAAAAGCCCACCTGGCCTACCGTGACGTGACCCTCACCACCGCCGATGGGGTGAAACTCCACGCCTGGTGGCTGCCGGCCAAGCCTGGTGTGGCGCTCAAGGGCACCGTACTGCACCTGCACGGCAACGGCGGCAACCTGGCCTGGCACCTCGGTGGCAGTTGGTGGTTGCCGGAACAGGGCTACCAGGTGCTGCTCCTGGACTATCGCGGTTATGGCCTGTCCGAAGGCAAGCCATCACTGCCGGCGGTCTACCAGGACCTCGACGCGGCGTTCAGCTGGATCGACACCGCCGCCGAAACCCAGCACCAACCGTTGATCGTCCTCGGCCAAAGTCTCGGCGGTGCGCTGGCGGTGCATTACCTGGCGGGCCATCCGGAGCGTCAGGCGCAGCTCAAGGCGCTGGTGCTGGACGGAGTGCCCGCCAGTTATCGTGATGTAGGACAATTCGCGCTGAGCACCTCCTGGATAACATGGCCGTTGCAAGTGCCCTTGTCCTGGCTGGTGCCGGACCGCGACAGCGCCATCCATGACATGCCCAGGCTGACCGGCGTGCCGAAGCTGCTGTTCCACAGCCTGGACGACCCGATCGTGCCCCTGGCCAATGGCATCCGCCTGTATCAGGCGGCGCCGCCACCGAGAGTGCTGCAGTTGACCCGTGGCGGTCATGTGCAGACTTTTGCCGACAAGACCTGGCAGACCGTGATGCTGCGTTATCTGGATGACCCGCAGCACTTCAACGGCCTACGCCGCCTGGGCGAAATTCCGAACTATCCGATTCCCAAAGTTGATTCATCAGAGAGCCCGCAATGA
- a CDS encoding OmpA family protein → MRKQLMIPALLAMSVALAACSTPPNANLENARTNFSALQTNPQATKLAALETKDASEWLDKADKAYRDKEDQKKVDQLAYLTNQRVEVAKDTIVLRESEAKLKNAGDERARALLEARDAQIKQLQDSLNAKQTERGTLVTFGDVLFATNKSDLKSSGLVNITKLAQFLRDNPDRKVIVEGYTDSTGSDSYNQSLSERRAASVQRALAQQGVDISRIVTQGYGKEYPVADNGSVSGRAMNRRVEVTISNDNQPVKPRSSVAN, encoded by the coding sequence ATGCGTAAACAATTGATGATCCCTGCCCTGCTGGCGATGAGCGTTGCCCTGGCGGCCTGCTCCACCCCGCCGAACGCGAACCTGGAAAACGCACGGACCAACTTCTCGGCCCTGCAAACCAACCCGCAAGCCACCAAGCTGGCGGCACTGGAAACCAAGGACGCCAGCGAATGGCTGGACAAGGCTGACAAAGCCTACCGTGATAAGGAAGACCAGAAGAAAGTCGACCAACTGGCCTACCTGACCAACCAGCGTGTTGAAGTGGCCAAAGACACCATCGTGTTGCGCGAGTCCGAAGCCAAGCTGAAAAACGCCGGCGACGAACGTGCCCGCGCCCTGCTTGAGGCCCGCGACGCGCAAATCAAGCAACTGCAAGACAGCCTGAACGCCAAGCAGACCGAGCGCGGTACGCTGGTGACCTTTGGTGACGTGCTGTTCGCCACCAACAAGTCCGACCTCAAATCCAGCGGCCTGGTCAACATCACCAAGCTGGCGCAGTTCCTGCGCGACAACCCGGACCGTAAAGTGATCGTCGAAGGCTATACCGATAGCACCGGGTCCGATTCGTACAACCAGAGCCTGTCCGAGCGCCGTGCGGCTTCGGTACAGCGCGCACTGGCACAGCAAGGCGTGGATATTTCGCGCATCGTGACCCAGGGTTACGGCAAGGAATACCCGGTAGCCGACAACGGCAGCGTGTCGGGCCGTGCCATGAACCGCCGTGTTGAAGTGACTATTTCCAACGACAACCAGCCGGTCAAGCCACGGTCTTCCGTCGCCAATTGA
- a CDS encoding DUF4398 domain-containing protein yields MELKTMKTSTAKSSFNHLRGLKLAALAIGTSFVLAGCAGNPPTEQYAVTQSAVNSAVSAGGTEYAAVEMKSAQDKLKQAEIAMHDKNYEEARRLAEQAEWDARVAERKSQAAKAEQAVKDSQKAVQELRQEGMRPAVIKQQ; encoded by the coding sequence ATGGAGTTGAAGACGATGAAGACCAGCACTGCCAAATCCTCGTTTAACCACCTGCGCGGGCTCAAATTGGCCGCGCTGGCAATCGGCACCAGCTTCGTCCTGGCGGGCTGCGCCGGCAACCCGCCAACCGAGCAATACGCGGTGACCCAGTCTGCGGTGAACAGCGCAGTCAGCGCTGGCGGCACCGAATATGCGGCCGTGGAAATGAAGTCGGCCCAGGACAAGCTCAAGCAAGCCGAAATCGCCATGCACGACAAGAACTACGAAGAGGCCCGTCGCCTGGCCGAACAAGCTGAATGGGACGCTCGCGTGGCTGAGCGCAAATCCCAGGCGGCCAAGGCTGAACAGGCTGTGAAGGATTCCCAGAAAGCTGTTCAGGAGCTGCGTCAGGAAGGCATGCGCCCGGCTGTGATCAAACAGCAATAA
- a CDS encoding pilin assembly protein, protein MKIRELAQHWEENAKGRLTKNAYAVHLDLEAAARLAAIAEMYPKRQPEELLAELIGAALEELEASFPYIKGQQVIATDEEGDPLYEDVGPTPRFLTLSRRYLHDLSAAADEPTH, encoded by the coding sequence ATGAAAATTCGAGAATTGGCCCAGCATTGGGAAGAGAACGCCAAGGGTCGCTTGACCAAGAACGCGTACGCCGTCCACTTGGATCTGGAAGCCGCCGCCCGGCTGGCGGCCATCGCCGAGATGTACCCCAAGCGCCAGCCTGAAGAACTGCTCGCCGAGTTGATCGGCGCCGCCCTGGAAGAGCTGGAAGCCAGCTTCCCCTACATCAAGGGCCAGCAGGTGATTGCCACCGATGAAGAGGGCGACCCGCTGTATGAAGATGTCGGCCCCACCCCGCGTTTCCTGACCTTGTCGCGACGCTATCTGCATGACTTGTCGGCCGCCGCCGACGAACCGACACACTGA
- the ppc gene encoding phosphoenolpyruvate carboxylase produces MSDIDARLREDVHLLGELLGNTIREQYGDAFLDKIEQIRKGAKADRRGAGDELSSSLNQLQEDELLPVARAFNQFLNLANIAEQYQLIHRRDESQPAPFESRVLPELLARLQSEGHSNESLARQLARLEIELVLTAHPTEVARRTLIQKYDAIAAQLALQDHRDLTTAERTQIRERLQRLIAEAWHTEEIRRVRPTPVDEAKWGFAVIEHSLWHAIPNYLRKADQALHAATGLRLPLEAAPIRFASWMGGDRDGNPNVTAPVTREVLLLARWMAADLYLRDIDHLASELSMQQASPALQAKVGDSVEPYRALLKQLRERLRATRQWAHASLTAAAPAPVEVLQYNRDLLDPLELCYQSLHECGMGVIADGPLLDCLRRAVTFGLFLVRLDVRQDSSRHSSAMTEITDYLGLGRYEEWDEDARISFLSKELSNRRPLLPGYFKPSADTAEVLNTCKEIAAAPAASLGSYVISMAGAASDVLAVQLLLKESGVQRPMRVVPLFETLADLDNAGPVIERLLLLPGYRARLQGPQEVMIGYSDSAKDAGTTAAAWAQYRAQERLVDICREQQVELLLFHGRGGTVGRGGGPAHAAILSQPPGSVAGRFRTTEQGEMIRFKFGLPDIAEQNLNLYLAAVLEATLLPPPPPEPAWRHLMDELAADGVSAYRAVVRENPQFVEYFRQSTPEQELGRLPLGSRPAKRRAGGIESLRAIPWIFGWTQTRLMLPAWLGWEAALSKALERGEGELLGQMREQWPFFRTRIDMLEMVLAKADADIARLYDERLVQPDLLPLGAHLRDLLSQACSVVLGLTGQSQLLAHSPDTLEFIRLRNTYLDPLHLLQAELLARSRQQEAAQDSPLEQALLVSVAGIAAGLRNTG; encoded by the coding sequence ATGAGTGATATCGATGCACGCTTGCGTGAGGATGTTCACCTGCTGGGTGAACTGTTGGGCAACACCATTCGAGAGCAGTACGGCGATGCTTTTCTCGACAAGATCGAGCAGATCCGCAAAGGCGCCAAGGCCGATCGACGTGGCGCTGGCGATGAGTTGAGCAGCAGCCTCAACCAGTTGCAGGAAGACGAACTGTTGCCGGTGGCCCGTGCCTTCAACCAGTTCCTCAACCTCGCCAACATCGCCGAGCAATACCAACTGATTCACCGGCGCGATGAGTCGCAGCCGGCGCCGTTCGAATCCCGCGTGTTGCCTGAACTGCTTGCGCGCCTGCAAAGCGAAGGCCACAGCAATGAATCCCTGGCCCGCCAACTGGCGCGGTTGGAGATCGAGTTGGTCCTCACCGCCCACCCCACCGAAGTGGCGCGCCGCACCCTGATCCAGAAATACGATGCGATTGCCGCGCAACTGGCGCTGCAGGATCACCGTGATCTCACCACCGCCGAGCGCACGCAGATCCGCGAGCGCCTGCAACGGTTGATCGCCGAGGCCTGGCACACCGAAGAGATCCGCCGTGTCCGGCCAACCCCGGTCGACGAAGCCAAATGGGGCTTTGCGGTGATCGAGCATTCGCTGTGGCACGCCATCCCCAATTACTTGCGCAAGGCCGACCAGGCCCTGCACGCCGCCACTGGCCTGCGTTTGCCGCTGGAAGCTGCGCCAATCCGCTTTGCTTCGTGGATGGGCGGCGACCGGGACGGCAACCCGAACGTCACCGCGCCGGTGACTCGCGAAGTGTTGCTGCTGGCACGCTGGATGGCGGCGGACTTGTACTTGCGCGATATCGACCATCTGGCCTCGGAGCTGTCGATGCAACAAGCCAGCCCGGCGTTGCAGGCCAAGGTGGGTGACAGTGTCGAGCCCTATCGTGCGCTGCTTAAACAACTGCGCGAACGTCTGCGCGCGACCCGGCAATGGGCCCACGCATCATTGACCGCCGCCGCCCCGGCCCCCGTGGAGGTACTGCAATACAACCGCGACCTGCTCGATCCGCTGGAACTGTGCTATCAGTCGCTGCACGAATGCGGCATGGGCGTGATCGCCGATGGGCCGCTGCTCGATTGCCTGCGCCGTGCGGTGACCTTCGGTTTGTTCCTGGTGCGTCTGGATGTGCGCCAGGATTCCAGTCGGCATTCGTCAGCCATGACCGAAATCACCGACTACCTTGGCTTGGGCCGCTATGAAGAGTGGGATGAAGACGCGCGCATCAGCTTCCTGAGCAAGGAACTGAGCAACCGTCGGCCACTGTTGCCGGGCTATTTCAAGCCATCGGCGGACACCGCTGAGGTCTTGAATACCTGTAAGGAAATTGCCGCCGCGCCTGCTGCTTCGTTGGGTTCGTATGTCATCTCCATGGCCGGAGCTGCGTCGGACGTGCTCGCCGTGCAACTGTTGCTCAAAGAATCGGGCGTGCAGCGGCCGATGCGTGTGGTGCCACTGTTCGAAACCCTGGCTGACCTGGACAACGCCGGCCCGGTGATCGAGCGGCTGTTGCTGCTGCCCGGCTATCGCGCGCGGTTGCAAGGCCCGCAGGAAGTGATGATCGGCTACTCGGACTCGGCCAAGGATGCCGGCACCACCGCCGCCGCCTGGGCGCAGTACCGTGCCCAGGAACGCCTGGTCGACATCTGCCGCGAGCAGCAGGTGGAATTGCTGTTGTTCCACGGTCGCGGTGGCACCGTTGGACGGGGTGGTGGCCCGGCGCATGCGGCGATCCTGTCGCAGCCGCCGGGGTCGGTGGCGGGGCGCTTCCGTACTACCGAGCAAGGCGAGATGATCCGCTTCAAGTTCGGCCTGCCAGACATCGCCGAGCAAAACCTCAACCTCTACCTCGCCGCCGTGTTGGAAGCCACGCTGTTGCCGCCACCACCGCCGGAACCGGCGTGGCGCCATTTGATGGACGAATTGGCGGCAGACGGTGTCAGCGCATACCGCGCCGTGGTGCGGGAAAATCCGCAATTCGTCGAGTACTTCCGCCAGTCCACCCCGGAGCAGGAGTTGGGGCGTTTGCCCTTGGGCAGCCGTCCGGCCAAGCGCCGGGCGGGCGGTATCGAAAGCCTGCGCGCGATTCCGTGGATCTTCGGCTGGACCCAGACCCGCCTGATGCTGCCGGCCTGGCTTGGCTGGGAAGCGGCGCTGAGCAAGGCGCTGGAGCGCGGTGAGGGCGAGCTGCTGGGGCAGATGCGTGAGCAGTGGCCATTCTTCCGCACCCGCATCGATATGCTGGAAATGGTGCTGGCCAAGGCCGATGCCGACATTGCGCGACTGTACGATGAGCGTCTGGTGCAGCCTGACCTGCTGCCATTGGGGGCGCACTTACGCGACCTATTGTCGCAGGCATGCAGTGTGGTGCTTGGCCTGACTGGCCAGTCGCAACTGCTGGCCCATAGCCCGGACACCCTGGAGTTCATCCGTCTGCGCAACACCTACCTCGACCCCCTGCACCTGTTGCAGGCCGAGTTGCTGGCGCGCTCGCGTCAACAAGAGGCGGCGCAGGACAGCCCTCTGGAACAGGCGCTGCTGGTGTCCGTGGCCGGTATTGCCGCCGGTTTGCGCAACACCGGCTGA